From Seriola aureovittata isolate HTS-2021-v1 ecotype China chromosome 16, ASM2101889v1, whole genome shotgun sequence, one genomic window encodes:
- the LOC130183847 gene encoding secretagogin-like codes for MMLPEEENFLLLFRRETPLDNSVEFMRIWRNYDTDSSGYISAVELKGFLQDLFLQHRRSVTPEKLEEYTDTMMKMFDKNKDGRLDLNDLARILALKENFLLKFKMDACSQEDRKRDFEKIFAHYDVSQTCALEGPEVDGFVKDMMELVKPSISGTDLDKFRKALMGHCDVNGDGKIQKNELALCLGLNLS; via the exons ATGATGCTGCCAGAGGAAGAAAACTTCCTGCTTCTGTTTCGCAGGGAGACGCCGCTGGACAACAGCGTGGAGTTCATGAGG ATCTGGAGGAACTACGACACAGACAGCAGCGGCTACATTTCAGCCGTCGAGCTCAAG GGCTTCCTTCAGGACCTGTTCCTCCAACACAGGAGGTCCGTCACGCCTGAAAAGCTGGAGGAGTACACTGACACCATG ATGAAGatgtttgacaaaaacaaagatggcagACTGGATTTAAATGACCTGGCCAG AATTTTGGCCCTGAAGGAAAACTTCTTACTGAAGTTTAAGATGGAC GCCTGCAGtcaggaggacaggaagagagactTTGAGAAGATCTTTGCTCACTATGATGTC agtCAGACATGTGCGTTGGAGGGTCCGGAGGTGGATGGATTTGTCAAGGATATGATGGAGCTGGTGAAG CCCAGCATCAGTGGGACAGACCTGGACAAGTTCAGGAAAGCCCTAATGGGTCACTGCGATGTCAACGGAGATGGAAAGATCCAAAAGAACGAGCTGGCTCTCTGCCTTGGCCTCAATCTCAGCTAA
- the LOC130183924 gene encoding secretagogin-like — MMLPEEENFLLLFRRETPLDNSVEFMRIWRNYDTDSSGYISAVELKGFLQDLFLQHRRSVTPEKLEEYTDTMMKMFDKNKDGRLDLNDLARILALKENFLLKFKMDACSQEDRKRDFEKIFAHYDVSQTGALEGPEVDGFVKDMMELVKPSISGTDLDKFRKALMGHCDINGDGKIQKNELALCLGLKLS, encoded by the exons ATGATGCTGCCAGAGGAAGAAAACTTCCTGCTTCTGTTTCGCAGGGAGACGCCGCTGGACAACAGCGTGGAGTTCATGAGG ATCTGGAGGAACTACGACACAGACAGCAGCGGCTACATTTCAGCCGTCGAGCTCAAG GGCTTCCTTCAGGACCTGTTCCTCCAACACAGGAGGTCCGTCACGCCTGAAAAGCTGGAGGAGTACACTGACACCATG ATGAAGatgtttgacaaaaacaaagatggcagACTGGATTTAAATGACCTGGCCAG AATTTTGGCCCTGAAGGAAAACTTCTTACTGAAGTTTAAGATGGAC GCCTGCAGtcaggaggacaggaagagagactTTGAGAAGATCTTTGCTCACTATGATGTC agtCAGACAGGTGCGTTGGAGGGTCCGGAGGTGGATGGATTTGTCAAGGATATGATGGAGCTGGTGAAG CCCAGCATCAGTGGGACAGACCTGGACAAGTTCAGGAAAGCCCTAATGGGTCACTGCGACATCAACGGAGATGGAAAGATCCAAAAGAACGAGCTGGCTCTCTGCCTTGGCCTCAAACTCAGCTAA
- the LOC130183925 gene encoding PGC-1 and ERR-induced regulator in muscle protein 1-like, which yields MASGYCVRVFLLSLLAFGPHAKALSYRSRGAGIIKPYFDQAEGFSGSHKPDSASPKYESPAQPGGFIGSSGPSYPNTGSFENLKPAGTKGYSGSYGREVDGYSPDGSVSSYRRAKPRDNPQQPSVLQTKAGMWDIAASQNGIGFGSGIASSYGIEMASDHQSETRLQKPSYLDQAQPQPSYPGKPQLQPRSQQPSYPGKPQPRPQRPSYPAQPQPRPQRPSYPAQPQPQATLLSPNPNRGPSGPATLLSPNPNRGPSGPATLLSPNPNRGPSGPATRASPSQATLLNPSLSSPATWANPL from the exons ATGGCCTCTGGATATTGTGTCAG GGTGTTCTTGCTCTCACTATTAGCATTTGGGCCACATGCAAAGG cACTGAGCTACAGAAGCAGAGGGGCTGGTATCATTAAACCTTACTTTGACCAGGCTGAAGGCTTTTCAGGCAGCCACAAACCTGATTCAGCCTCTCCAAAATATGAGAGCCCTGCACAGCCTGGAGGTTTTATAGGTAGCTCTGGACCCAGTTATCCCAACACAGGTTCATTTGAGAACCTGAAGCCTGCTGGTACTAAAGGTTATAGTGGTTCTTATGGTAGGGAAGTAGATGGATACAGTCCAGACGGAAGTGTGTCTAGTTACAGGCGTGCAAAACCCAGAGACAACCCACAGCAGCCAAGTGTACTCCAGACCAAAGCTGGCATGTGGGATATTGCTGCTTCACAGAATGGAATAGGATTTGGCTCAGGTATCGCTTCAAGTTATGGAATTGAGATGGCTTCAGATCACCAGTCTGAGACCAGGCTGCAGAAACCCAGCTACCTGGATCAGGCCCAGCCCCAGCCCAGCTATCCGGGCAAGCCTCAGCTCCAGCCGAGgtcccagcagcccagctacccggGCAAACCCCAACCGAGGCCCCAGCGGCCCAGCTACCCTGCTCAACCCCAACCGAGGCCCCAGCGGCCAAGCTACCCTGCTCAGCCCCAGCCCCAAGCTACCCTGCTCAGCCCCAACCCCAACCGAGGCCCCAGCGGCCCAGCTACCCTGCTCAGCCCCAACCCCAACCGAGGCCCCAGCGGCCCAGCTACCCTGCTCAGCCCCAACCCCAACCGAGGCCCCAGCGGCCCAGCTACCCGGGCCAGCCCCAGCCAAGCTACCCTGCTCAACCCCAGCCTGAGCAGCCCAGCTACCTGGGCAAACCCCCTCTGA